From a single Arthrobacter sp. SLBN-112 genomic region:
- a CDS encoding SDR family oxidoreductase: MTRIAIIGGHGKVALLLSQLLTGEGHSVTSFIRNPDHAGDVADTGASPSVLDVENATTAEIADALAGHDAVVWSAGAGGGNPDRTYAVDRDAAIRSMDAAAQAGVDRYVMVSYFGAGKDHGVPESNSFFAYAEAKAAADEYLRGTGLAWTILGPGALTDKPGTGLIDIDPSPDGDRATSRANTAIVAAAVLDLPQTAGRTIEFRDGTLPVAAALEPGA, from the coding sequence ATGACACGCATCGCCATTATTGGCGGCCACGGCAAAGTGGCCCTCCTCCTGTCCCAGCTCCTCACCGGCGAAGGCCACTCCGTCACATCGTTCATCCGGAATCCTGACCATGCCGGGGACGTCGCCGACACCGGCGCCTCGCCGTCGGTCCTGGACGTGGAGAATGCCACGACGGCGGAAATCGCCGACGCGCTGGCCGGCCACGACGCCGTGGTTTGGTCTGCCGGCGCCGGCGGCGGCAACCCGGACCGCACCTATGCCGTGGACCGGGACGCAGCCATCCGCTCCATGGATGCCGCCGCCCAGGCAGGAGTGGACCGGTACGTCATGGTGTCCTACTTCGGTGCCGGCAAGGACCACGGGGTGCCGGAAAGCAACAGCTTCTTTGCGTACGCCGAAGCCAAGGCGGCCGCGGACGAGTACCTGCGCGGCACCGGGCTGGCCTGGACCATCCTGGGTCCCGGGGCACTGACGGACAAGCCGGGAACCGGGCTGATCGACATCGACCCGTCCCCGGACGGTGACCGGGCCACCTCGCGCGCCAACACGGCGATTGTGGCGGCGGCGGTGCTGGACCTGCCCCAGACGGCGGGCCGGACCATCGAGTTCCGCGACGGCACCCTGCCGGTGGCGGCCGCGCTGGAGCCGGGCGCCTAA
- a CDS encoding nitrate reductase subunit alpha, protein MAAGPHAGLDGPASEAMLKLGRFFTRWDQTDDGRAVFREGGRKGDIFYRDRWSHDKVVRSTHGVNCTGSCSWKVYVKDGIITWESQQTDYPSVGPDSPEYEPRGCPRGAAFSWYTYSPTRVRFPYARGVLVEMYREAKARLGDPVLAFAEIAADPQRRRRYQQARGKGGLVRVSWQEAIELAAAAHVNTIKTYGPDRCAGFSPIPAMSMVSHAVGTRFIQLIGGVMTSFYDWYADLPVASPQVFGDQTDVPESGDWWDARYLMMWGSNVPVTRTPDAHWMAEVRYRGTKVVTVSPDYADNTKFADEWLPAQAGTDAALAVAMGHVMLKEFFVDRQVPFFTDYVKQYTDLPFLVRLERRDDGGLTASKFLTAADIPAESGAEDAAFRTVLFDKKAGRPAVPNGSMGFRYSGSGEGKWNLDLEGIDPALSLREVSGQSAEIMLPCFEQADGTGSVLRRGVPVIEVEGQLVTTVFDLMLAQYGVGRDGLPGDWALGYDDAATPYTPAWQEEITSVPAQACIRVAREFARNAEESKGRSMIIMGAGICQWFHGDTTYRAILALVMLTGCMGRNGGGWAHYVGQEKTRPVTGWVSLANALDWSRPPRTMIGTGYWYMHTDQWRQDGYSADALKSPLSTGALDGLHTADAIAQSARLGWMPFYPQFDRNPLDLADEAEAAVAAGSAKDTPSYIADALKNRTLNPAIEDVDAPENWPRTLVLWRSNLFGSSAKGNEYFLRNLLGTHNNVLGQDHAEGLKPTHVKWHEQAPEGKLDLLVSADFRMTSTTLLSDVVFPAATWYEKHDLSSTDMHPFVHAFTPAIDPPWETKTDFDTFHLLAREFSRLAKTHLGVRRDLVSVPLQHDTPGQLAQPGGIVRDWREPGIPAVPGQNMPVFSVVERDYTAIADKLAAVGPLADKLGFTVKNVTYKLDGALNRLSHANGVMLGGAADGRPAMDTDAKMAEAILAFSGTTNGQLSVQGFKDLEVRTGRKLADLSEGSEEKFITFAQTQAAPVPVITSPEWSGSETGGRRYAPFTINIERLKPFHTLTGRMHFFLDHDWITDIGEGLPIYRPPLDMHRLFGEPKLGRNGELEVVVRYLTPHSKWSIHSEYQDNLLMLSLSRGGPTVWMSPADADSIRVKDNDWVECLNINGVLVARAIVSHRMPAGVVYVHHAQERTIDVPKSEATGRRGGIHNSVTRLLVKPSHLIGGYAQLAYAFNYLGPTGNQRDMVATVRRRSQEVQY, encoded by the coding sequence ATGGCTGCCGGACCCCATGCGGGGTTAGATGGACCCGCATCAGAAGCAATGTTGAAGCTGGGCCGTTTTTTCACACGGTGGGACCAGACCGACGACGGCAGGGCGGTCTTCCGGGAGGGCGGCCGCAAGGGGGACATCTTCTACCGCGACCGGTGGAGCCACGACAAGGTGGTCCGCTCCACCCACGGCGTGAACTGCACCGGCTCCTGCTCCTGGAAGGTGTACGTCAAGGACGGCATCATCACCTGGGAATCCCAGCAGACCGACTACCCCTCGGTAGGCCCGGACAGCCCTGAATACGAACCCAGGGGCTGCCCGCGCGGCGCGGCCTTCTCCTGGTACACCTACTCGCCCACCCGGGTGCGCTTCCCCTACGCCCGCGGCGTGCTGGTGGAGATGTACCGCGAGGCCAAGGCCCGGCTGGGCGATCCTGTGCTGGCCTTCGCGGAGATTGCCGCGGATCCTCAGCGGCGCCGGCGGTACCAGCAGGCCCGCGGCAAGGGCGGGCTGGTGCGGGTGTCCTGGCAGGAAGCGATCGAGCTTGCGGCCGCCGCGCACGTGAACACCATCAAGACCTACGGCCCGGACCGCTGCGCCGGCTTCTCCCCCATCCCGGCGATGTCCATGGTCTCGCATGCGGTGGGGACCCGCTTCATCCAGCTCATCGGCGGGGTGATGACCAGCTTCTACGACTGGTACGCCGACCTTCCCGTGGCCAGCCCGCAGGTGTTCGGCGACCAGACCGATGTTCCGGAATCCGGTGACTGGTGGGACGCGCGATACCTCATGATGTGGGGCTCCAACGTCCCCGTCACCCGCACCCCGGACGCGCACTGGATGGCCGAGGTCCGCTACCGCGGCACCAAGGTGGTCACGGTCAGTCCGGACTACGCGGACAACACCAAGTTCGCGGACGAGTGGCTTCCGGCGCAGGCCGGAACAGACGCAGCCCTGGCCGTGGCCATGGGCCACGTCATGCTCAAGGAGTTCTTCGTGGACCGGCAGGTCCCCTTCTTCACGGACTACGTAAAGCAGTACACCGACCTGCCGTTCCTGGTCAGGCTGGAAAGGCGCGACGACGGCGGCCTCACGGCGTCGAAATTCCTCACCGCAGCGGACATCCCGGCGGAGTCCGGGGCTGAGGATGCGGCGTTCCGTACCGTCCTGTTCGACAAGAAGGCCGGGCGTCCGGCCGTCCCCAACGGTTCCATGGGGTTCCGCTACTCCGGCAGCGGCGAGGGCAAATGGAACCTGGACCTCGAGGGGATCGATCCGGCGCTGTCCCTGCGGGAAGTCTCGGGTCAGAGCGCCGAAATCATGCTTCCATGCTTCGAGCAGGCGGACGGCACCGGCAGCGTGCTCCGGCGCGGTGTGCCGGTGATCGAGGTGGAAGGACAGCTGGTCACCACCGTGTTCGACCTGATGCTCGCCCAGTACGGGGTGGGCCGCGACGGACTGCCCGGGGACTGGGCCCTTGGCTATGACGACGCCGCCACCCCCTACACCCCCGCCTGGCAGGAGGAGATCACCTCCGTTCCGGCGCAGGCCTGCATCCGGGTGGCCCGCGAATTCGCCCGGAACGCCGAGGAGTCCAAGGGCCGCTCCATGATCATCATGGGCGCGGGCATCTGCCAGTGGTTCCACGGCGACACCACCTACCGGGCCATCCTGGCGCTGGTGATGCTCACCGGCTGCATGGGCCGTAACGGCGGCGGCTGGGCACACTATGTGGGGCAGGAGAAGACGCGCCCGGTCACCGGCTGGGTGTCCCTGGCCAACGCGCTGGACTGGTCACGGCCGCCGCGCACCATGATCGGCACCGGCTACTGGTACATGCACACAGACCAGTGGCGGCAGGACGGGTATTCGGCCGATGCGCTGAAATCCCCGCTCTCCACCGGCGCCCTGGACGGCCTGCACACCGCGGACGCCATCGCCCAGTCCGCCCGGCTCGGCTGGATGCCGTTTTATCCCCAGTTCGACCGCAACCCGCTGGACCTCGCCGACGAGGCGGAGGCCGCCGTCGCCGCCGGGAGCGCCAAGGACACCCCCAGCTACATTGCAGATGCGCTGAAGAACCGCACGCTGAACCCGGCCATCGAGGACGTGGACGCCCCGGAAAACTGGCCGCGCACCCTGGTGCTGTGGCGCTCCAACCTCTTTGGGTCCTCGGCGAAGGGCAATGAGTACTTCCTGCGGAACCTGCTGGGCACCCACAACAACGTGCTGGGCCAGGACCACGCCGAAGGCCTCAAACCCACGCACGTGAAGTGGCACGAACAGGCGCCGGAAGGAAAGCTGGACCTCCTGGTCTCCGCCGACTTCCGGATGACGTCCACCACGCTGCTCTCCGACGTCGTCTTCCCGGCCGCCACCTGGTACGAGAAGCACGACCTGTCCTCCACGGACATGCACCCGTTCGTCCACGCGTTCACCCCGGCCATCGACCCGCCCTGGGAAACCAAGACCGACTTTGACACCTTCCACCTGCTGGCCCGCGAATTCTCCCGGCTCGCCAAAACCCACCTGGGCGTCCGCCGCGACCTGGTGAGTGTGCCGCTGCAGCACGACACCCCGGGCCAGCTCGCCCAGCCCGGCGGAATCGTCAGAGACTGGCGGGAGCCTGGCATTCCTGCCGTTCCCGGGCAGAACATGCCCGTCTTCTCGGTGGTGGAGCGGGACTATACGGCCATCGCGGACAAGCTGGCCGCCGTCGGACCCTTGGCTGACAAGCTCGGCTTCACCGTCAAGAACGTTACCTACAAACTCGACGGCGCACTCAACCGGCTCAGCCACGCCAACGGCGTGATGCTGGGCGGCGCCGCGGACGGCCGCCCGGCGATGGACACCGACGCGAAAATGGCGGAAGCCATCCTGGCCTTCTCCGGCACCACCAACGGCCAGCTGTCAGTGCAGGGCTTCAAGGACCTGGAAGTCCGGACGGGACGGAAACTGGCGGACCTCTCCGAGGGGTCCGAGGAAAAGTTCATCACCTTCGCCCAGACGCAGGCGGCCCCTGTCCCGGTGATCACCTCCCCGGAATGGTCCGGCTCGGAGACGGGCGGGCGCCGCTATGCCCCGTTCACCATCAACATCGAACGGCTCAAGCCCTTCCACACCCTGACCGGCCGGATGCACTTCTTCCTGGACCACGACTGGATCACGGACATCGGCGAAGGCCTTCCCATCTACCGGCCGCCGCTGGACATGCACCGGCTGTTCGGCGAACCCAAACTCGGCCGGAACGGGGAACTGGAAGTGGTGGTCCGGTACCTGACACCGCACTCCAAGTGGTCCATCCACTCCGAATACCAGGACAACCTGCTGATGCTCTCGCTCTCCCGCGGCGGCCCCACCGTGTGGATGAGCCCGGCGGATGCGGACTCCATCCGGGTCAAGGACAACGACTGGGT